From bacterium, the proteins below share one genomic window:
- a CDS encoding response regulator, which yields MKNSKEKKTLLIVDDVELFIQLQISHLGHSRYHIHTARNGSDGLQIARSVKPDLILMDLFMPDMDGDQVCQILKGDPETASIPVVLVSSGTRGRSRDASVLSNCDGLIFKPVRRDLLLSVVENLLGTNLRACDRIRVSIAGTATLDERDYPITVHTLSSNGVFVEIEQQLIRGDLMELSFPLPDQEGKIHIRTAAVVWCNSMETGGSSGAGIYFLTIDQAMRKRISSFVETRTGVNSALFDKNTSFENGSW from the coding sequence ATGAAGAACAGTAAGGAAAAAAAGACTTTGCTCATTGTGGATGACGTTGAACTCTTTATTCAGCTCCAGATATCCCACCTCGGACACAGTCGCTACCATATTCACACCGCCCGCAACGGATCGGACGGATTGCAAATAGCTCGCTCCGTGAAACCTGATCTCATCCTTATGGATCTGTTCATGCCGGACATGGACGGGGACCAGGTCTGCCAAATTCTGAAAGGGGATCCCGAAACAGCCTCCATCCCGGTGGTCCTGGTCAGCTCAGGCACGAGAGGCAGGTCAAGGGATGCATCTGTTTTATCCAATTGCGATGGGCTTATTTTCAAACCAGTAAGAAGAGACCTGCTGCTTTCGGTGGTGGAAAACCTTCTCGGCACCAACCTCAGGGCTTGCGACAGGATCCGGGTGTCGATCGCGGGCACAGCGACCCTGGATGAAAGGGATTACCCCATCACCGTTCACACTCTCAGCAGTAACGGAGTTTTCGTAGAGATTGAACAGCAGCTTATCAGGGGAGACCTGATGGAGCTTTCCTTTCCTTTGCCGGATCAGGAAGGGAAGATCCACATCCGTACAGCAGCCGTGGTCTGGTGTAATTCAATGGAAACGGGCGGCTCTTCCGGTGCTGGAATCTATTTCCTGACTATCGACCAGGCAATGAGGAAGCGGATAAGCAGCTTTGTTGAAACCCGGACAGGAGTCAACTCTGCTCTTTTTGATAAAAATACTTCTTTCGAAAACGGCTCATGGTAG
- the mltF gene encoding membrane-bound lytic murein transglycosylase MltF codes for MLRGLIKSFLFFMFLTFLTGLFFSCQKVHLSKPTSLERIRERGSIIVITQNNGSTYYLYREQPAGFEYDLAAEFARYLEVDLEVVTPGWLEMFDMLDHGEGDFIAAGVTVVPSRKRRVDFSDPYLTVQQEVIVHHDNYDIESVDDLNGKTVHVRAGTSYQERLAELLGEGVDMELVLVPNVPTDELIRQVADSEIEITVADSNIALLNRMYHPDIRIAFPLSEPQSLAWAVRKGNGELLETMNGFFTRIRTDGTLNEIYSLYHDDGNSLNRFDLKAFHLRVETDLPRYRKMIREAADKHGFDWRLIAAMIYQESHFNPRARSHTGVRGLMQVTQRTAAEMGVVNRMDPEQSIDAGVGYLASLYERFDDIDNEEDRLLFSLASYNVGYGHVRDAQEIIRQHGRQDNSWSSLVEALPFLQMPEFYHETRYGYARGTEPVRYVENIMAYYEILKKKI; via the coding sequence ATGTTGAGGGGTCTTATAAAGTCTTTCCTCTTTTTCATGTTTTTAACTTTCCTCACCGGTTTGTTCTTTTCCTGCCAGAAGGTCCACCTTTCCAAGCCAACTTCCCTTGAGCGTATTCGTGAACGCGGAAGCATTATTGTAATTACCCAGAACAACGGTAGTACGTACTATCTTTACCGGGAACAACCCGCCGGATTCGAATACGATCTCGCTGCCGAGTTCGCAAGGTACCTGGAAGTCGATCTTGAAGTGGTCACCCCCGGATGGCTGGAAATGTTTGACATGCTTGATCACGGTGAAGGTGATTTCATCGCGGCGGGAGTAACGGTTGTTCCTTCCCGGAAAAGGCGGGTCGATTTTTCCGATCCTTACCTCACCGTTCAGCAGGAAGTGATCGTGCACCACGATAATTACGATATTGAGAGTGTAGACGACCTTAATGGAAAGACGGTCCACGTCAGGGCAGGGACTTCCTACCAGGAGCGACTGGCGGAGCTTCTCGGGGAGGGTGTGGACATGGAGCTGGTTCTGGTTCCGAATGTACCCACCGATGAGCTGATCAGGCAGGTGGCGGATTCAGAGATCGAAATAACCGTGGCCGATTCCAATATTGCACTTCTCAACAGGATGTATCATCCGGACATAAGGATCGCTTTTCCCCTGTCTGAACCGCAGTCCCTGGCGTGGGCTGTACGTAAGGGTAACGGGGAATTGCTGGAGACCATGAACGGGTTTTTCACCCGGATCAGAACTGACGGGACCTTGAATGAGATCTACAGTCTATACCATGACGATGGGAATAGTCTGAACAGATTCGATCTCAAGGCGTTTCACCTGAGGGTGGAAACGGACCTGCCCCGATACCGGAAGATGATAAGAGAGGCTGCGGATAAACATGGGTTCGACTGGCGCCTCATAGCCGCCATGATCTACCAGGAATCCCATTTCAACCCGCGCGCCAGAAGCCACACCGGAGTCAGGGGACTAATGCAGGTGACACAGAGGACAGCTGCTGAGATGGGTGTCGTCAACCGGATGGACCCGGAGCAGAGTATCGACGCAGGTGTGGGATATCTGGCCAGCCTCTATGAGCGGTTTGACGATATCGACAACGAAGAGGACAGGTTATTGTTTTCTCTGGCAAGCTACAACGTGGGATATGGACACGTCAGGGATGCGCAGGAGATAATAAGGCAGCACGGTCGCCAGGACAATTCCTGGTCATCCCTTGTTGAGGCCCTGCCTTTTCTGCAGATGCCCGAATTTTACCATGAGACACGGTACGGATATGCGAGAGGGACCGAGCCTGTCCGCTATGTGGAAAATATCATGGCCTACTACGAGATCCTGAAAAAGAAAATTTAA
- a CDS encoding multiheme c-type cytochrome, protein MKKVLLAILVFAVCSLLAAGPAAAKISEATGECLECHTQGTLGIVKQWDKSNHWNAGVGCYECHKAEKGDKDAMDHNGYTIAIIVSPRDCGRCHAAETEEQEASHHAEAGNIINSADGLLGQTLGGPPAVAVGCRQCHGSIVLTNNDGTLDPSTWPNTGIGRINPDGSKGSCSACHTRHRFSKSQARKPEVCGKCHLGPDHPQKEVYEESKHGILYRAFEDELNMDQPKWVAGVDYFDAPTCATCHMSAGGKEGVTHDVGKRLSWNLRAPVSKKMENSQKKRAAMEEICTACHAGGFVDGFYKQLDEFVELYDTKFGIPAMEIRDLLHKEGVIPAGNFNDEIDWIYWELWHHEGRRARHGAAMSGPDYAWWHGLYEVAKHFYTEYLPAAKRLSEEAGKPEVYEKIINQYILSDERHEWFIKGFDQKKLEEIQKYYQERYQQKVN, encoded by the coding sequence ATGAAAAAAGTATTACTTGCCATTCTTGTATTTGCCGTTTGCTCTTTGCTGGCGGCCGGTCCGGCGGCGGCCAAAATTTCGGAGGCAACCGGCGAGTGTCTTGAATGTCACACTCAAGGCACTCTCGGCATCGTCAAGCAGTGGGACAAGAGCAACCACTGGAACGCTGGAGTGGGCTGCTACGAGTGCCACAAGGCGGAAAAGGGCGATAAGGACGCCATGGACCACAACGGCTACACCATCGCCATTATCGTTTCGCCCAGGGATTGCGGCAGGTGTCACGCCGCCGAGACAGAGGAGCAGGAGGCCAGCCATCACGCCGAAGCTGGCAACATCATCAACTCGGCAGACGGCCTGCTGGGCCAGACGCTGGGTGGTCCGCCGGCTGTGGCGGTGGGGTGCCGCCAGTGCCACGGTTCCATAGTGCTAACGAACAACGATGGCACCCTTGATCCGAGTACCTGGCCCAATACTGGTATCGGGCGCATCAACCCCGATGGTTCCAAGGGTTCGTGTTCGGCTTGTCACACCCGGCACCGGTTCAGCAAGTCACAGGCCAGAAAGCCGGAAGTGTGCGGCAAGTGCCACCTTGGCCCCGACCATCCACAAAAGGAAGTTTACGAAGAATCCAAACACGGAATTCTCTACAGGGCTTTCGAAGATGAGCTGAACATGGATCAGCCCAAGTGGGTAGCAGGGGTGGACTACTTCGATGCTCCCACCTGCGCCACTTGCCACATGAGCGCCGGGGGCAAGGAGGGCGTCACCCACGATGTGGGGAAGCGGCTCAGCTGGAACCTTCGCGCTCCTGTTTCCAAGAAGATGGAAAATAGCCAAAAGAAGCGGGCTGCCATGGAGGAGATCTGCACGGCCTGTCACGCTGGTGGCTTCGTAGACGGTTTCTACAAGCAGCTGGACGAGTTTGTGGAACTTTACGACACCAAGTTCGGGATCCCGGCAATGGAGATCAGAGATCTTCTCCACAAGGAGGGTGTGATTCCCGCAGGCAACTTCAACGACGAGATCGATTGGATCTACTGGGAACTGTGGCACCACGAAGGACGCCGGGCAAGGCACGGAGCCGCCATGTCGGGTCCGGACTATGCCTGGTGGCACGGTCTGTATGAAGTGGCCAAACATTTCTATACAGAGTATCTGCCCGCAGCAAAGCGTCTGTCGGAGGAGGCCGGTAAACCTGAGGTGTACGAGAAGATAATCAACCAATATATTCTCAGTGATGAGAGGCATGAATGGTTTATCAAGGGCTTCGACCAGAAGAAACTGGAGGAGATCCAGAAATATTATCAGGAAAGGTACCAGCAGAAGGTTAACTGA